The following are from one region of the Staphylococcus schleiferi genome:
- a CDS encoding peptide ABC transporter substrate-binding protein, producing MTAIVAVLVLSACGNAGSVYDDEGQVFRKVIPQDMTSLDTAKVTDSVSFDKFNQVYEGLYTLNGKDEAVPGVAKGEPKITNGGKTWTIKLRENAKWSNGDPVTAHDFVFAWRRVLDPNTASEYAYIMYDLKNAEEINMSKKKPKELGVKALDDHTLQFELTKPIPYYKEMLAFGTFMPQNEKIVKKYGDRYGTKADKVVYNGPFKVKEWAVEDKILLVKNNDYWDKDAVKLDKVNYKILKDGQAGASLYDTGSVDDTGISSEQVDKYKDSPALKKRLLASTFYLKLNQDKVPAFKNKDMRIAFSQAIDKKAYVDSVLNNGSAPSDAFTAKATAKTPHGKDFADQIKSPLSYNPKKAREHYDKAKKALGQSEFTFKLNTEDTPASKISAEFIKAQIEKNLPGVTIKIQQLPFKQRVAREQSQNYEISLSGWGPDYPDALTFLNIMTTGNASNKTGWSNKTYDKLVKDANGVLLKDEEKRNESLVKAEELLLNDAPIAPIYQKGEAHLTNPQVKNLEYHNIGGDTTLKYVYIDKDIDRKTGKKKEK from the coding sequence ATGACTGCTATTGTAGCAGTACTTGTTTTGTCTGCCTGTGGCAATGCTGGAAGTGTCTATGATGATGAAGGGCAAGTATTTCGAAAAGTCATACCACAGGATATGACATCATTGGATACCGCTAAAGTTACAGATAGTGTGAGTTTTGATAAATTCAATCAAGTTTATGAAGGGCTTTACACTTTAAATGGTAAAGATGAAGCGGTACCTGGTGTTGCAAAAGGAGAACCTAAAATTACAAATGGTGGTAAGACTTGGACAATTAAGTTAAGAGAAAATGCGAAATGGTCCAATGGTGATCCGGTAACGGCACATGATTTCGTCTTTGCATGGCGTCGTGTTCTAGATCCAAATACAGCTTCTGAATATGCTTATATTATGTATGATTTGAAAAATGCTGAAGAAATTAACATGAGCAAAAAGAAACCGAAAGAATTAGGTGTGAAAGCTTTAGACGATCATACATTACAATTTGAATTAACTAAACCAATTCCTTATTACAAGGAAATGTTAGCTTTTGGTACATTTATGCCACAAAACGAAAAAATCGTTAAAAAGTATGGTGATCGATACGGTACGAAAGCAGATAAGGTAGTCTACAACGGTCCATTTAAAGTAAAAGAATGGGCAGTTGAAGATAAAATCTTATTAGTTAAAAATAACGACTATTGGGATAAAGATGCTGTTAAACTTGATAAGGTGAATTATAAAATTTTGAAAGATGGACAAGCCGGTGCATCTTTATACGATACAGGTTCGGTAGATGATACAGGCATCTCATCTGAACAAGTAGATAAATATAAAGATTCTCCTGCATTGAAAAAACGTTTACTCGCTTCAACGTTCTACTTGAAGTTGAATCAAGATAAAGTACCTGCTTTTAAAAATAAAGATATGCGGATTGCATTTTCACAAGCCATTGATAAAAAGGCTTACGTAGATTCAGTTTTAAACAACGGTTCTGCACCAAGTGATGCGTTTACAGCTAAAGCAACTGCTAAAACACCGCATGGCAAAGATTTTGCTGATCAAATTAAGTCACCATTAAGTTACAATCCTAAAAAAGCACGAGAGCATTATGACAAAGCGAAAAAAGCATTAGGTCAAAGTGAATTTACATTTAAATTAAATACAGAAGACACACCTGCATCTAAAATATCAGCTGAATTTATTAAAGCACAAATTGAAAAGAACTTGCCAGGTGTGACTATAAAAATTCAACAGTTACCGTTTAAACAACGTGTTGCTCGCGAACAAAGTCAGAACTATGAGATTTCATTATCTGGTTGGGGACCTGATTATCCGGATGCACTCACATTCTTAAATATTATGACAACGGGTAATGCATCGAACAAAACAGGATGGAGCAACAAAACGTATGATAAATTGGTGAAAGATGCAAACGGCGTATTATTGAAAGATGAAGAAAAACGTAATGAATCGTTAGTGAAAGCTGAAGAATTATTATTAAACGATGCGCCAATCGCACCAATATATCAAAAAGGGGAAGCACACTTAACAAACCCTCAAGTTAAAAACCTTGAATATCATAATATCGGTGGAGATACTACATTGAAATATGTATACATCGACAAAGATATTGATAGAAAAACAGGTAAGAAAAAAGAGAAATAG
- the spxA gene encoding transcriptional regulator SpxA, with protein sequence MVTLFTSPSCTSCRKAKAWLQEHDIPYTERNIFSEHLTLDEIKQILKMTEDGTDEIISTRSKTYQKLNVDIDALPLQDLYTIIQDNPGILRRPIILDDKRLQVGYNEDEIRRFLPRKVRTFQLQEAQRMVD encoded by the coding sequence ATGGTAACATTATTTACTTCACCAAGTTGCACATCTTGCCGTAAAGCGAAAGCATGGTTACAAGAACATGACATTCCGTATACGGAGCGTAATATTTTTTCTGAACATTTAACTTTAGATGAAATTAAACAAATCTTGAAAATGACTGAAGATGGAACGGACGAAATTATTTCTACACGTTCTAAAACTTACCAAAAATTAAATGTGGACATTGATGCATTGCCACTTCAAGATTTATACACAATTATTCAAGACAACCCTGGTATTTTACGTCGTCCAATTATTTTAGACGATAAACGATTACAAGTAGGTTATAACGAAGACGAAATTCGTCGTTTCTTACCACGTAAAGTACGTACGTTCCAATTGCAAGAAGCACAACGTATGGTTGATTAA
- the trpS gene encoding tryptophan--tRNA ligase, translating into MKTLFSGIQPSGIPTIGNYIGALKQFVDIQDDYECYFCIVDQHAITVPQDRLKLRKQTRQLAAIYLASGLNPDKITLFIQSEVPAHVQAGWMLTTISSIGELERMTQFKDKSQKQTEGIPAGLLTYPPLMAADIVLYNTDIVPVGDDQKQHMELTRNLVDRFNYRYNDILTKPEVQMPKIGGRVMSLQDPTKKMSKSDDNQKNFISLLDEPKVAAKKIKSAVTDSDGIIQFDPEQKPGISNLLTIYSSLTGESISNLEKRYANEGYGTFKGDLAEVVENFLIDFQEKYHHFLESDRLDQILDEGRDKAHRVSSKTLKKMEKAMGLGRKRK; encoded by the coding sequence ATGAAAACATTATTTTCGGGAATTCAACCGAGTGGTATTCCGACAATCGGTAATTACATCGGGGCGCTTAAACAATTTGTCGATATACAAGACGATTATGAATGTTACTTTTGTATTGTCGATCAACACGCGATTACAGTTCCTCAAGATCGGTTGAAATTAAGAAAGCAAACACGTCAACTTGCTGCCATTTATCTTGCTTCCGGTCTCAATCCAGATAAAATCACTTTATTTATCCAATCAGAAGTGCCTGCACATGTACAAGCTGGCTGGATGTTAACAACCATTTCTTCAATTGGTGAATTGGAGCGTATGACTCAATTTAAAGACAAATCACAAAAACAAACGGAAGGTATTCCTGCAGGACTCTTAACTTATCCACCTCTTATGGCTGCAGATATTGTGCTATACAACACTGATATCGTTCCCGTGGGTGATGATCAAAAACAACATATGGAGTTAACACGTAATCTTGTCGATCGTTTTAACTATCGTTACAACGATATTTTAACTAAACCAGAAGTCCAAATGCCAAAAATAGGTGGACGTGTTATGAGTCTTCAAGATCCAACGAAAAAAATGAGTAAAAGTGATGACAATCAGAAAAACTTTATTTCGTTACTCGATGAACCTAAAGTCGCAGCTAAAAAAATCAAAAGTGCCGTTACAGATTCTGATGGTATTATTCAGTTTGATCCAGAACAAAAGCCAGGTATTTCTAATTTATTAACCATCTATTCTAGTTTGACTGGAGAATCTATTTCTAACCTAGAAAAACGCTATGCCAATGAAGGCTATGGGACATTTAAAGGCGATTTGGCAGAAGTGGTCGAAAACTTTTTAATCGACTTCCAAGAAAAATATCACCATTTCTTAGAATCAGACCGCTTAGATCAAATATTAGACGAAGGACGCGACAAAGCGCATCGTGTTTCTTCTAAAACATTGAAAAAAATGGAAAAAGCAATGGGACTAGGACGTAAACGCAAATAA